Genomic DNA from Candidatus Bathyarchaeota archaeon:
TAGAGTTTGAGAATGAGAATTACAAACCATACTTTTTCACAGTGCCGGATGTTAGCGGCGTGATCAGTGAGTCCCTGAAAGACCTTTCAGCAAATTTAAGCGTCGGGGAGAAGATTGATCTCTTCTCTGGAAAGCCTAGAAAGTTACTTAGGGTAGAGCTCTCAGATCCCTCTCAACTTCAAGTAGTCTCCAGGCTTCTCAGGAGCGGATGGGAAAGCGAGGTTCCCTACGTGTCAAGCTACGTGTATGATAATGGGCTGGTTTTCGGCGCAATGCACACCATTGACGGAAAGCCCACAATAACAACAGACGTAGATGAGGACATCAAACTAAGATTTCGGGAAAAGTTTTCAAGCCTTAGGGATGCTGACCCCCTCAAGTATGAGATGCTGGAATTCTGGTTCTCACTCTGCTCCCAGCCGATACCGCAGACCTCCCCCAACAAGCTAGGTTTACGGCAAGATATAGGCTATGAAAGCCTATACCTAGCATTCATGCTATCCCGCCTGGCTAACATCCCACTGCCATCCGCGCTTTCAAGCCGCCAGGTCAGCGTATGGATAAAATCCATTCTCCACTCATACCTGAGAAGGAAGAATACCCTGATCCCAGCTGACAACGAGCTTAGGAAGGGCGAAACTCCAAGAAGCATTCCAGGCGGCTTAACCTTGCCACCTAAACCTGGAACATACTTCAACACCTACGTCCTAGACTTCGAGAGCCTATACCCAAGCATCATCGACTCCTACAACCTGTCATATGAGACAATAGACTGCAACCACGGTGAATGCGCGGGGAATAGGGTTCCAGGCGCCAAGCACCATGTCTGCACGAGAAGGAGAGGCGTCTACTCCATACTAATCGGGGCTCTAAGAGATCTTAGAGTCCAATGGTTCAAGCCCATCTCGAGAGACCCAAAGATTCCTGAGGAGCAGAGGAGGCTGGCCGAAGCAGCATCAAGGCTCCTGAAGCTGATACTGGTCGCAAGCTACGGCGTTACAGTCAGAATAAGAGGACTAGCATGCCCAGCCCTTGCCGAATCAATAACAGCATACGGCAGATACGCCCTTAAGGAGAGTTGGAGCATCGCTGAGGAGATGGGGCTTGAACCGCTCTACGGCGACACCGACTCACTCTTCATCAACAACCCCGATGAGGTTAGGGTACAGCAGCTCATAGGGGTGGTGAGAGAAAGGCTCCGCCTAGGCCTGGCTTTGGACAAGATCTACAGCGTCTGCATCCTCACAAGAGCTATGAAAGCCTATTTCGGCGTCAGGAAGGACGGACAGCCGGATATCAAGGGCTTAACAGCTATAAAAGCCAACTCGCCAAACTTCATAAAGAACGTCTTCAACAAATGCGTCAGCCATCTCGTAAATGTTGAAAACTGGGCAGATCTTGAAGCGGCGAAGCAGGGGATGAGGCAGACGGTGACGGACGCTATAGCGGATCTGAGAGCTGGAAGAATCCCGATAAGCGACCTCAAATATAATGTCAGACTGCATCTTGAGCCTCTGGAGAGAGCGGAGAGAGAGACGATGCATCAACCATACCAGTCCGCCATCCAATTCATGATGCTTGGTAAGGGTCTGCGGCATGGAGACATTGTCTCCTTTGTAAAGGTTAAGCCATTCACCTTCGCAGGGAAGGTCTTCACGGTTAAACCCTCCCACCTAGTAACGGATCTAAGAGAAGTTGACATAGAAAGTTATGTAAGAAACCTGAAGTCAGCCCTCAGCCAAGTCTTCAGGCCGATGGGCCTCTCCTTCGAGGATGAGCAGAAGAGGACGCTCGCCGACTTCATCTAGACTTAGAAAGGCTACATCTTCCTCATTCATATTCCATTCATAATCTGTTCTTACTGGTTTAACAATTCGAAAAAGGTTTATATTTCCCATGACGATAACAAAAACAAACCCAAAAAATGGATCAGAGTGAAGCAGAAATGAGCAGAGAACCAATTAAGTGGATAGTGGAAGACCCGAAAAAGAAGAACGTCTTCTGGCCCTCCGAGGAGATGAAGAAAAGGGCATGGGTAAGCGACCCATCAATATATGAGGAGGCAGCGAAAGACCCTGTTGGCTTCTGGGCGAAACTCGCTAAGGATGGGATAACATGGTTCAAAGAGTGGACCGAAACCTACAGGCGGGTCCCCCCATCCTATAAATGGTTTATAGGCGGAAAACTGAACATCTGCTATAACGCCGTTGATAGGCATGTAGAAACATGGAGGAGAAACAAGGCGGCTATAATATGGGAGCCTGAACCAACTGATGAGCGGACTAGAATCCTAACCTATTACGACCTTTACCGAGAGGTAAACAAGTTTGCCAATGTACTGAAGAAGCTGGGCGTCAAGAAGGGCGACAGGGTCGGCATATACCTGCCAATGATCCCAGAGGTTCAGATAGCAATGCTTGCCTGCGCCCGTATAGGAGCTGTTCACAGCGTCGTATTCTCAGCTTTCAGCGGAGCCTCCCTCAGAGACAGAATGATAGACGCTGGGGCCAAAGTCCTGGTAACTGCGGACGGATACTACCGAAGAGGAAAGCCCGTCAATCTAAAGGAGAACGCTGATGCAGGTGTTGAGGGGACATCTATAGAAAAAGTCGTTGTCGTTAAGAGGCTTGGCAGCGAAGTCAAGATGGTTGAGGGCAGAGACTACTGGTGGCATGAATTGATGAAGGATGCGGAAGCGTACTGCGAGCCAGAAGTCATGGACAGCGAGGACATGCTCTTCATACTATACACAAGCGGAACGACAGGTAAGCCGAAGGGCATTGAGCATCATGTTGGAGGATACACCGTCCAGGCATACTGGACAACAAAATGGGACTTCGACCTACACGACGATGACGTCTTCTTCTGCACGGCCGACATCGGATGGATCACAGGCCACACATACAATTGTTATGGACCCCTCATGAACGGCGCAACATTCGTACTATATGAGGGTGCACCAGATTATCCAGCCCCTGACAGATGGTGGGAAATAGTTGAGAAGTATGGGGTCACAGTCTTCTACACCGCGCCAACCGCAATCAGGATGCTGATGAGATTCGGCGATGAGTGGGTTAAGAAGCATAACCTAAGCAGCCTAAGGATCCTTGCCACGGTCGGCGAGCCGATTAATGAGGAGGCTTGGCTATGGTACCTCAACGTCGTAGGCGGTGGCAGATGCCCAATAATTGACACGTGGTGGCAGACAGAGACAGGCGCGACGCTCATAAACTCCCTGCCGGGAATAGGCCCATTCATACCCACCGTAGCCGGAAGGCCGTTCCCAGGAACAAGGTTTGCCGTCCTAACAGAGGAGGGAAAGCCGACGGGTATAGGTGAAGGCGGATTCCTCGTCCAGATGGATCCCTTCTCGCCAGGAATGTTCAGAACCATCTATAAGGATCCGCAGAGGTTCAAGGAGCAGTACTTCGGCCCATACGGCGAAAACTATTACTTCACAGGCGACGGCGCGTACATTTACGACTCCATGGGCAACATTAGGATAACTGGAAGAGTCGACGATGTCATGAAAGTTGCAGGCCATAGATTATCAACGGCAGAAGTTGAGAATGCGATAGCACTTC
This window encodes:
- the acs gene encoding acetate--CoA ligase yields the protein MSREPIKWIVEDPKKKNVFWPSEEMKKRAWVSDPSIYEEAAKDPVGFWAKLAKDGITWFKEWTETYRRVPPSYKWFIGGKLNICYNAVDRHVETWRRNKAAIIWEPEPTDERTRILTYYDLYREVNKFANVLKKLGVKKGDRVGIYLPMIPEVQIAMLACARIGAVHSVVFSAFSGASLRDRMIDAGAKVLVTADGYYRRGKPVNLKENADAGVEGTSIEKVVVVKRLGSEVKMVEGRDYWWHELMKDAEAYCEPEVMDSEDMLFILYTSGTTGKPKGIEHHVGGYTVQAYWTTKWDFDLHDDDVFFCTADIGWITGHTYNCYGPLMNGATFVLYEGAPDYPAPDRWWEIVEKYGVTVFYTAPTAIRMLMRFGDEWVKKHNLSSLRILATVGEPINEEAWLWYLNVVGGGRCPIIDTWWQTETGATLINSLPGIGPFIPTVAGRPFPGTRFAVLTEEGKPTGIGEGGFLVQMDPFSPGMFRTIYKDPQRFKEQYFGPYGENYYFTGDGAYIYDSMGNIRITGRVDDVMKVAGHRLSTAEVENAIALHPAVVECAVVAAPHDIKGEVPVAFVTLKPGYNPTPELEAELKKQVDKAIGPTARPERVIIVDDLPKTRSGKIMRRILKALTSNQPIGDISTLMNPESVEALKQKVGYKGSP